The following DNA comes from Gemmatimonadota bacterium.
ACATCAGAGTGGCAGCGTCCTCGACCTCGTAGTCGCCTCCGCGTGCCACGCACGAGACGCTTTGAATGTTGGGGAAACCGACGATCCACAAGCAGAGGTCCAGTGCTGGCACACCCAGATCGATCACCGCGCCTCCGCCGGATGCGGCCTTGTTCTGACGCCACGTCGGGCGCTGGAGCGGCACGCTGCGCGTAAGCCAACTCCCGCGCACCGCATATAGCTCCCCTAGCTCGCCGCCGGCGACGAAACTCCGCAGCGCGGCAACCTCCGGGCGGAACCGGTGCGGATGTCCGACCGAGAGGTAGGTACCGGCCGTCTTTACCGCCTCGATCACCCGCGCGGCGCCCACGGCCGAGGTCGCGATCGGGCGCTCGACGAACACGTGCTTGCCCGCTTCGAGCGCTTGAAGCGCCATCTCCTCGTGTGTGTGGTTCGGTGTGCACAAAAAGACACCGTCCAGGTCGTCACGCGTGAGTGCCTGCTCGGGGTCGATGACCTCGGCGACCCCGAAGCGGCGCGCGATTGTCTCGGCCTTATGCGTGTCCGCATCCGCGAGAGCGACCAGATCGACGTCGTTCCGTTCCGCGAGAATCGGGACGTGCACGACTTGACTGATGGCCCCCGTCCCAAGTACGGCCAAGCGGATGGGGGGTGGTTCGTCCGTCACCGACTCCGTTCCTCTCCCGGCGCGTTCTCGCCGATCATGAACTGGGCTCCGAATCGCAGCTGGAAGTACTGCAGATCTCCGAGCACTTCGT
Coding sequences within:
- a CDS encoding Gfo/Idh/MocA family oxidoreductase — its product is MTDEPPPIRLAVLGTGAISQVVHVPILAERNDVDLVALADADTHKAETIARRFGVAEVIDPEQALTRDDLDGVFLCTPNHTHEEMALQALEAGKHVFVERPIATSAVGAARVIEAVKTAGTYLSVGHPHRFRPEVAALRSFVAGGELGELYAVRGSWLTRSVPLQRPTWRQNKAASGGGAVIDLGVPALDLCLWIVGFPNIQSVSCVARGGDYEVEDAATLMFESEDGIIFSIEVSNRLFASEDRYYARVMGTEGSGSFPPLEVYKQLGGRPLEVTPRQPRPRGGENPYTNAYRRLIDQFVRGVSGRGEIEVPEEQVALMRLIEAAYESAEAGHAVAV